Genomic window (Streptomyces liliiviolaceus):
CACGGAAGGACGTACCCCCTCGGATGAGGTCGGGGAGCGACGGAGGAGAGGTGGACCGGTTTCCGGCACCGATGCACGGGCCGTGAACCGGCCCTCCGCCTCGTCCGTACTGACCGCACGGTCGCGCTGGTGCAAAGGGCCTCCCGGGCGGACGGCCCCGTGCCGTCCGCTGAGATCCGACACCCGTGATTCGGGCGTCGACCTGGAGGCTTTATGCCCTCGAACGAGCCATGCCATGCCAGCACACATGACGGCGCCCTGGTGAACTCCTCATTACTTCCACCCCAAAGGACCAATCCCCGGTCCCGCGGCAGCCCCTGGCGGTGGGGCCGCCTCGGTCCCTCATCCGCCGTAGCGCCGGTGGCGGGCCGCGTAGTCGCGCAGGGCGCGCAGGAAGTCGACCTTGCGGAAGGCCGGCCAGAAGACCTCACAGAAGTAGTACTCGGAGTGGGCCGTCTGCCAGAGCATGAATCCGGACAGCCGCTGCTCGCCGCTCGTACGGATCACGAGGTCGGGGTCGGGCTGGTCGCTGGTGTAGAGGTGCTTGCCGATCATGTCGACGCTGACGTCCTCGGCGAGTTTCTCCAACGAGGTGCCCTTGTCGGCGTGGTCGAGGATCATCGAGCGCACGGCGTCGGCGATCTCCTGCCGGCCGCCGTAGCCGATGGCGACGTTGACCAGTATTCCGCCGACGTGCGCGGTGGACTCCTCGGCCTCCTTCAGGACGGTCTGCATCCGCGAGGGCAGGATGTCCGGCGTGCCGACGTGGTGCACGCGCCAGCGGCCGTCGGCGGCGAGGGAACTCACGACGTTCTCGATGATGCCGAGCAGCGGTACGAGTTCTTCCTCCGGGCGGTCGAAGTTGTCCGTGGACAACAGCCAGAGGGTGACGACCTCGACGTCGGTCTCGGAGCACCAGCCGAGGAATTCCTCGATCTTGTGCGCTCCGGCCCGGTGCCCCTGGGCGGCGGTGCTGCCGGCGGCCTTCGCCCAGCGCCGGTTGCCGTCCATGATGACCCCGATGTGCTTGGGCACCTGGTCGTGGTCAAGGTGGCCTTCCACCCTGCGTGCATAGAACCTGACCAGCAAGCGGCGCAGGTTGTCGCGCAGGTTCACGTTTTCGTCAGCCCCTCCGTGCAGATGGCAGTCCCCGAGGGCGACACCCTACCCCCGCCGGAGCGGCTCTCCCCCTAGGGGTGCAAGGGCTCCCGGCCGATGGACGGGCCGTGGCGCGGACCGGAAGTGGACCGGAAGCGGACCGATGGGCGGACCGGGAGCGGGCCCGGAGCGGACCGGTGAGCAGGACGGGAGCGAGGGCGCCCGGTTCGGTACGAGGGCTGCTCCGGGGCGTACGCCCGGCGTGTGTCGGGGCACAAAAAAACGGGCCGGTCCGTGGGGGGGGAGACGGACCGGCCCGAGGGGGGGTTTCCACCATAACCCTTCGTAAGTGATGTCGCGCGCATCGGCGTGCCACAACTACTCTCCGGAGTCGGCCGACACCGTCTGAGTGGGAGTGGAAGCGTTCATTCAGTGGCAGATCATGGCCGATTCCCAGCTAATTCGAAGGAGATCGAGGAGAATTCGAAGAGAACCAGGGGGTTCGCACGAGGATATGGGGTGTCGACCCGTCCGTCTCGGACGTACGCCCCAAGAGTGACGCGGCCGGGTGACGACCGCCCCCGCCCCGGGAATCAAGGGGAGTGGCGGGCACCGCGCAGCCCCCTCCGCAGCGCGGTGCCGTCCCGCGCAGCTTTGCTGACGCGAATTGCCTTGGTCCGAACTTACGGGACCCCGAAGAGCGGAATGAGCCAATCGGCATAACGATGTGGAAACTCTGTGTGCGTTTCAGGGATTTTTGCAGCCACCCCACCCGGCCCCCGGAGGCAGTTGGCGCTATTTGCTCCGTCTTGAGTGTTTACAGCAGATAATTTCCCTCACACATGGGTTGCTCACCATTTGCCCGGATGTGAACGTCGATTCGTGTGGCCGTCGGCCTCAGCGGCCAGGATCCGACCTACTTCCCGCCTAGCGTCGCCGCCATGACATCGAGGATCACGAAGGTCACCTGGGCCGAGGCGAGCGCGCGGCGCTACGGGCGTCAACTGCTGCACCTGCCCGCGCGGTCCGGTACCTCCGTCGCCGCGGTCGCGTCCACGCTGCTCGCCGTGCACGCGCAGGTCCTGTCGGCGGCCGAGCTCTCCCTGGCCCTGCGGCTCGGCGGCGCGACCCGCCAGGACGTGCGCTCCGCGCTGTGGGAGGACCGGAGCCTGGTGAAGACGTACGGCCCGCGGGGCACGATCCATCTCCTCGCCGCCGACGAACTCCCCTTCTGGACCGCCGCCCTGACCGCCGTGCCGGGCGGGACGAGCCCGAACCCGGCGGTGCGCATGACCGCCGAACAGGAGGAACAGGTCGTCGCCGCGGTCGGCGACGCCCTCGACGGACGGCGGCTGACCATCGACGAGCTGTCCGAGGAGGTCGTGGCCCGCACCGGACCGTGGGCCGGGGACCTGGTGATGGAGGCGTTCCAGGGCAAGTGGCCGCGCTGGCGCCAGGTGATGCACCGCACGGGCCAGTCCGGCGCCCTGTGCTTCGCGCCGAACCGGGGCCGCAAGGCGACGTACACCCGCCCGCCGCACTTCGACCCGCTCCCCGCCGACGAGGCCCTCGCCACCCTCGTACGCCATTATCTGCGCGCGTACGGTCCCGCGACGCCGCAGCACTTCGCCAAGTGGGCCGCCGCGCCACGGGGTTGGGCCGCCGCCCTCTTCTCGTCGCTGGCCGCGTCCGGCGGGATCGAGGAGGTCGACTTCGAGGGGACACCGGCCTGGGTGGTGGCGGGCGACAGGGACTTCCCCACCGAGCCCGTACGGGGCGTGCGGCTCCTCCCCTACTTCGACGCGTACGCCGTCGCCGCCCAGCCGCGTGAGCGGATGTTCCCAGGCGCCGCCTACCAGCGGGCCCTGGCCGGCGGACAGGCGGGGAACTTTCCCGTGCTGCTCGTCGACGGGGTGGTCGCGGGGGTCTGGCACCAGCGGCGGCAGGGGAAGCGGACCACGGTGACGGTGGAGCCGCTGGGACGGCTGACCGCCGCGCAGGAGAGGGAACTGGGCGAGCAGGTCGAGCGGGTGGGCGAGATCCTGGAGGCCGTACCGCAACTGGTGGTGGGGAAGGTGACGGCGGGGGCGCACGCCTGACCGGCCCGGGCACGGGGCCCGGGAGCACTTGGTGACCTACTCGCGCCAGGCGCTCTCCCGCAGGAGCCGCAGGCCGTTGAGCCCGACCAGGATCGTGGAGCCCTCGTGGCCGGCGACGCCGAGGGGCAGCGGCAGATGGCCCGCGAGGTCCCAGACGACCAGGACGCCGATGAACGCACCCGCCAGGCACAGGTTCTGCACGACCAGGCGCCGGGCGCGCCGGGAGAGGGCGACCGCCCTGGGGACGGCGGTGAGGTCGTCGTGGACGAGTACGGCGTCCGCGGTCTCCAGGGCCAGGTCCGAGCCCGCCCGGCCCATCGCGATGCCGGTGTGGGCGGCGGCCAGGGCGGGGGCGTCGTTCACCCCGTCGCCGACGAAGAGCACCCGGCCGCCCATTTCCCGTACCGCTTCGGCCTTCTCGTGCGGGAGCAGGCCGGCGCGTACGCCGTCGGAGGGGATGCCGGTCCGCTCGGCGACGGAGTGCGCTGCCCGCGAGCTGTCGCCGGTGAGGAGTGCGGGCGGGGCTGTGGTGAGGCGGTTCAGCGCGGTGACGGCCTCGGGGGCGCCGGGGCGGATCCGGTCGGCGAGGAGCAGCCAGCCCGCGCGGACGCCGTCCACGCGCACCACGACCGCCGTGCCGTCGGTGTCGGGGACCGCCGTCCCCTCACCGAGACGCTCGGGCGAACCGACCGCCACCTCGCGTCCGGCGACGGTCGCGGTGACTCCGCGGCCGGGTGCGGACCGGAAGTCGTACGCCTCCCCGTGCGTCTCGCCGCGCGGGAGGTCGTGCGCGGCGGCCACGATCGCGCGGGCCAGCGGGTGCTCGCTGCGGTGCTCGGCGGCGGCCGCGAGGGAGAGCAGCTCGTTCTCCGCGAAGCCGGGCCCGGGCTCAGGCTCGGGGAGGATCTTGACGAGGTGGGGGGTGCCCTCGGTGAGCGTGCCGGTCTTGTCGTAGGCGATCCGGTCGGTCTGTCCGAGGCGTTCCATCACGACGGCGGACTTGATGAGCACGCCGTGGCGGCCCGCGTTGGCGATGGCCGACAGGAGCGGCGGCATCGTCGCCAGGACCACCGCGCACGGCGAGGCGACGATCATGAAGGTCATGGCGCGCAGGAGCGCCCCGGTGAGGTCGGCGCCGAAGGCCAGCGGGACGGCGAAGACGAGGACGGTCGCGGCCACCATGCCGAGCGCGTAGCGGTGTTCGATCCGCTCGACGAAGAGCTGGGTGGGGGCCTTCGTACGGGACGCCTCCTCGACGAGGGCGACGACCCGCGCGATGACCGTGTCGGAGGGGTCGCGCTCGACGCGGACGCGCAGGGCGCCGGTCCCGTTCAGGGTCCCGGCGAAGACCTCGTCGCCCGCCGCCTTCGGTACGGGCAGGGGTTCGCCGGTGATGGTCGCCTGGTCGATGTCGCTCGCACCGTCGAGGACGCGGCCGTCGGCCGCGACGCGCTCACCGGGGCGTACGAGGATCACGTCGCCGATGGCGAGCGCGGACGCCTCGACGGTCTCCTCCCTCTCCCCCTCGCCCGCTACCTCCTTCTCTTCCGCCGCGCCGCTCGCGGGGTGCAGCCGGGTGGCCGTGGGGGGTGCCAGACCGAGGAGGCCGCGGACGCTGTCCTCGGTGCGGGCGGTGGCCAGGGCCTCCATCGCGCCCGAGGTGGCGAAGATGACGATGAGCAGCGCGCCGTCCATGACCTGGCCGATCGAGGCCGCGCCGAGCGCCGCGACGATCATCAGCAGGTCGACGTCGAGGGTCTTCGCGCGCAGCGCCCTGAGCCCTTCGAGGGCGGGCTCCCAGCCGCCCGCCAGATAGGCGGCGGCGTACAGCGGGCCCCACAGCCAGGCGGTCGCGCCGAGCAGGTGGAGCGGGAGCGCGAGCAGGAAGGCCGCCGTGGAGACGGCGGCCCAGCGGGCTTCGGGCAGGGCGAGGAGACGGGTGTCGGTGGGCTGCACGAGCGCCACCATACAGGAACACATGAATACGTCTTCATCTGTGCCGATGGATTTCTCTGGGCCGGCGCGGACGTCTCGCTACGATGTCGGCATGGGTCATGGAGTGGATGCGAAGAGCAGCATCCGCGATCGTCTGGACGCCGTCGGCGCCGCGGACGTCGCGGCGACGCTCCAGGCCCTGGCCACGCCTTCCCGGCTGCGCATCCTGGCGCGCCTGCGGGAGGGCCCGTGCGCGGTCGGCGAACTCGCCGGAGCGGCCGACCTGGAGCAGTCGGCGTGCTCCCACCAGCTGCGGCTGCTGCGGAACCTGGGGCTCGTCACGGGAGAGCGGCGCGGACGGTCGATCGTGTACGCGCTGTACGACGACCATGTGGCGGAGCTGCTGGAGCAGGCGCTGCACCACGTGGAGCATCTGCGGCTGGGGCTGCGGGACGAGGCGTGACCGTCCTGACGTGACCGTCGCGGTGCGCGGGTCAGGCTTCGGGCCTGCGGGCCTCGATGAGGTGACGGGTGCTGTGGGCCACGAACGGGCCCTCCGCCTCGATCCGCTCGTGCAGGCGCACCAGTTGGGGCCGGTACCGGTCGACGGTGAAGCCGGGCACCATCCACACCACCTTCCGCAGGAAGTGCACGACGGCCCCGATGTCGTGAAACTCCATCCGCAGCCTCGCCGCCTTCAGGTCGACGATCCGCAGCCCTGCCGCCTCGGCGCCGGCGCGCTCGCGGTCGGGGTGGCGGTCGCTCCGCCCGGCTTCGGGCTGCGGGCCGAGGAAGTACTCGATGATCTCGAAGACGCTGCCGGGGCCCACGTGCTGGGCGAAGTACGTGCCGCCCGGTTGGAGCACGCGGGCGATCTCCGTCCAGTGCGGGGTCACCGGGTGCCGGCTCACGACGAGGTCGAAGGCCTGGTCGCCGAAGGGCAGCGGGGCGTCCTCCGGGGCGGCGACGACGACCGCGCCGAGCGGATGGAGCAGGGCGGTGGCCTTGGCGACGTTCGGGGGCCAGCCCTCGGTGGCGACGGTGAGCGTCGGCAGCTTCCGCGCGGAGGCGAGCACTTCGCCGCCGCCGGTCTGGATGTCGAGAGCGGCGTCCGCTCGGGCGAGGCGCTCCGCCATGGCTCGCGCGTATCCCCAGGAGGGGCGTTCCTCGGTGGCCCGCCCCTCGAACCACGAGAAGTCCCACCCCTCGGTCGGGACGGCCTCGGCTTCGGCGACGAGTTCTTGGAAGGACCTCATCGGGCGATGGTGACAGGAGGTGCGGACGGGTCGCGACAGGTTTCCTACCGGGTTACTCCCGTGTCGGGGGCTCGTCGAGTAGGGGTTCCTCGTCGAGTACGAGGAGGGTGTGGACGTCGTCGCCGTGCCGGACCGTGCCCGCCGGGCGGAAGCCGTGCCGTTCCAGGAGGCGGACCGAGGCGGTGTTCCCGGCGAACGGGTCGGCGTAGAGCGGGCGGACACGCTCCTCGCGGAGGAAGAGCGCGAGCGCCACGGTGCCGATGCCTCTGCCCCAGTAGGGCCGCCCGAGCCAGTACCCGACGAAGCGCCGCCGTGTCTCTCCTTCCCCGTCCCACCAGGCGACGATGTGACCGGCCGGGGCGCCGTCCACGTCGACCGTCCGGACGAGCACAGTGTCGTCGCCGAGGATGCGCGTGGCCCAGTGGGTCATGAAGCGCCCGCGCGGCCGGGCGGGAAATCTCGACCGGCGGGTCGCCTCGGGGTCCTGCTCCTGTTCGAAGAACGCCTCCAAGTCGGCTTCCGCCACGGGTCTCAGCCGTACGTCCGCCCGGGTGTGCGCGTGGTCGCTCATACCGAGGGAGTCTGGCAGGAGGCACTGACAGTCGCCGGGCCGTCGCCGTCGCTCAGGGCACGAGGGGGCGTACCTCTTCGGCGGTGAAACGGATGAAACGCTCGGGGTCCGGTTCGTCGGCGGTGGGCTGGAGGACGACCGTGTCGGCGCCCGCCTCCGTGAGGCGCCGCACGGCCTTGGCGACGGCGCCCGCGTCCCCGGCGACGCCGAGGTCCGGGACCGATGCCACGCCCTCGGCCTCCAGTTCGGCGTGGAGCCGGTCGGCGGCGCCGGGGCCGGTGGCGGTGAGGAGGTAGACGACGACGGTGTGCGGGGCGTCGGTACGGGAGGCCGACGCCCGCCCCTCGTCGATGAGTTGCCGGGCCTTGCGTACGCCGTCGGGGGGCGTGCTCGCGGTGAGGATCGTGCCGTCCGCGGCCTCTCCGGAGAGCTTGAGCGAACGGGGGCCGGTGGCTCCGGCGAGGATCGGCACGGGCGCGGGCGGGGGCCAGTCGAGGGCGACGCCGTCGAGCTTCACGTACCGGCCGTCGGTGGTGACGTGCTCACCGGCGAGCAGGGCGCGCAGGGCGGCGAGGTATTCGCGCAGGAGCGTCACGGGCGACTCGGCCCGCGCGCCGACCTGCCCCATCCAGCTCTGCACGCCGTGGCCGACGCCCAGGACGGGCCGGCCCGGGAAGAGCCGGTGCAGGGTGGCGGCCTCCATGGCGGTGACGGCGACGTTGCGCAGGGGCACGGGGAGGAGGCCGACGCCGACGCGGAGCCGTTCGGTCCAGGCGAGGGCGGCCGCCGCGGCGGAGATGCCCCCTTCGAGGAAGCAGTCCTCCCACAGCCAGAGCTCCTCCAGCCCCGCGTCGTCCGCGGCACGGACCAGCTCTCGCAGACGTTCTGGTGGCAGTTGAGGCCGAAAGACAGCACCGAGTGAGGTCATGGCCTGTTCCTACCCGGGGGGTGGGAGGGGCTCAACCCTCCTTCGGGAACGTGACCTCCACCCGGCGGTTCTTTCTACGGCCCTGTTCCGAGGTGTTGTCGGCGATCGGGTAGTCCTCGCTGTAGCCGCGGACCACGAAGGTGACGTTCATTCCGCCGAGGTTCGAGGCCAGTTCCTCGTGGACGACCTCCGCCCGCCGCTTGGAGAGGGTGAGGCCGTGGGCGTACGAGCCGAGGTTGTCCGTGAAGCCGAAGACGCGGACGTTCGTGGCCTTCTGGGACTTGATCTCGTTCGCGATCGCCGCGATGCGGGCGTTCGCCTCCGGGTTGAGCTTCGAGCTGTCCTTGGGGAAGAGGACCTCCGCCTGGAGCGCGAACGTCACGTTCTCGTTCGTGTCCTCGCGCCGCTCCTCCCCGCCGAGGTCCTCGACGACCGACTTGATGTCGAGCACCCGGGCGCCGGCGAGCGTCGCGCCGTCGGCCAGCTTCAGCCCCGGGCTGTTCGCGTCCACCTCCGGTGGCGGGGACGTGCTGACGCTGCCCGGCGGGGAGCTCGGGTCCTCGTCGTCCGCATGGGCCGAGGTCAGCGGCGTCATGAAGACGAGGGTCGTGAGGGCGGTGAGGGTGATCGACGTGGCGCGGGGGGTGAGGGGCATGGTCACTCGCCCTCGGAGATCTCGACGGAGGCCGGGGGCATCGAGCCGACCTGGAAGGAGACCTTGGTGGTGTCTTCGGGTGGGGCGGGGAACTGGGCGAACCACTCCGTGGTCTCGCCCGACCGGACGCCGCCGGTGAACCTGGTGCAGAGGCAGCGTCCCTCCGTGTCGCGCAGCACCAGGTACTTCTTCTTGCCGGTCTGGTCGACCAGGCTGGCCCCCGCGATGGATCCGCCGTTCCCGGCCAGCTCCCGCTCGTCACCCCGCCAGTCCGCCGCCACCCACGACTTTCCGCTGTTGTTGGTCACCGTCCCCTCGACGGTGACGAAGCCGCCGTCGTCCCTGTTCGCCGAGGTGACGGCCAGCGTCAGGCCGCCGCTCTTCACTTCGGCCAGGATCTGCTGCGCGGAGGGCGACTCGGACTTCTCCTTGTCGTCGCCCCCGTCGTTCTTCGCCGGCGAGGAGGACGACGGGTTCTTGTCCGAACCCTCGTCGTCGCCGCCTCCGCCGCAGCCGGCCACCGTGAGGACCAGCCCAGTCGTGATCGCCACGGCGGTCAGTACCGTGCGGCCCTTCGTGGTGCGCCGAATGTTCATCGGTACGGCTTCCTTTCACTCGGCCAGTTGCACAGAGAACAGCACGGACGCGTCGGGAAGGTCGTCCAAATCGAAATCTTCGGGGTCGATTTCCAAAATGTCGCCGTCACAATCCAGTTCGACGACGTCCATCGGATCGTCGGGCACGTCGAAGTCGCAGCGGGGTTTGATGACGGCCGCCGCGTCGGCGGTCGCGTGCATGCCCTCCGTGCCCGGAATGATCGAGTCCCCGACCGTGTAGTTGGTCTCGATCTGCACCTCGAAGCCGGGGAACCCGGCCGCGGCGTAGGGGGCGAACCCCGTCACGCTCGCGTCGTTCTCGGCGGCCAGCTCACCGGCCGCGCCCGCGGCTCCGGCACCGTCGAATCCGTCGCCGTCGAGCCAGTCCAGCCAGTGGTCGTCCACGCCGACGGCGCCCTCCAGGCCCTCCACCAGTTCGTCCCTGGCGTCCTGTGCCGCCGCCAACGCGGCGGCGTCCGCCGCGGACTGCGCTCCGTTCCGGGCGGACGCCGCCTGGGCGAACGCGAAGAAGGCGAACGCGGCGAAGAGCAGAATCCCCGTCAGCCAGATGGAGACCGGGAGGGTCGCCCCCCGGTCACCGAGCAGCCGTGCGGGGGGCGCTGAGGGCGCGGGGGTCAGCCGCCGATGACCTGATTGACGGCGTCCAGGATCGCGCCGGAGATCAGGCCGTCGAGACCGAGGCCGTCGATCAGGGTGAAGATCCCGGCGATCAGGATCATCAGGCCCGCGTACTCCACGAAGCCCGCTCCCGCGTCCCGGTCCCGTCCGCGCATCCGGGAGGCCACGGTCCGGACCCGCCCGCGAAGCGCCCGCTTCAATCCCGTGGACGTCTCCGGCTCCAGGTTGTTGGTCACAGTGATCCCTTCCCTCCCACCCAAAACCACTACCGTCTCGCGCACCGTACGTGAGAATCCGCCTACTGCGGGTGGGTCCAGGGGCCCAACTTCTCCTGGTCGGAGTCATCGGTTCCACCCCCCGTGGGCCGTGCCCAGCCAGCAGGCGATCGCTTCGCTGCGCGAAGAACTGTGCAGCTTCGCGAAGATGCGGTTGATGTGATTCTTCACCGTCTTCTCGCTGATGAAGCACGTGGCGGCGATCTGCTGGTTGCTCATGCCGGCCGCGATGAGATCCATGACCTCCACCTCCCGTGAACTCAGGCCATGATCAAGGCGGTTGTGGCCGCGGCGGTGGAGTCCCGTCGCGTAGGCGGGGCGAGCCTTCCACGACTGTGCCACAACCGATTGCAGCTGCGAAGAGCTTTGGTTCGGTTCGTACGAAACACCGAGCGAATCCGAGACACCGACGGCGGACGAGGTGAAGGTCGCCGTCCCGTCGCCCAGGTCCCGTACCGCCATGATCAGTTCATCCGCGGTGAACTCCCCGTGCACCAGATAGCCGACCGCGCCCCGGCGCAACGCCTCGGCCACCACCTCGGGTTCACGGCTGTACGTCAGCATCATCACCAGCGCCAGCCGGGCCAGCCGGGGAAGCGCCGTCAGGCCGTCGGTGCCGGGCATGCGCACGTCCAGGAGGATCACGTCGGGGCGGTGACAGGTCGCGGCGGCGACCGCCTCCGCGCCGTCGGCCGCCTGGGCCACCACCCGGATGTCGGGGTGGGCGTTCAGCAGGGCCGCGAGACCGGCCCGGACGACCGGATTGTCGTCGGCCACCAGCACGCGCAGGAGCGGGCCGGGAAGTGCCTGGTCAGGCATGTGCGGCCTCCTCTTGGGGAGAGCGTGGGAGGGGTGCGGGGACGGTGGGGGTGCGGGGGAGGGTCAGCGTGACCTCCGTGCCTC
Coding sequences:
- a CDS encoding OmpA family protein, which gives rise to MPLTPRATSITLTALTTLVFMTPLTSAHADDEDPSSPPGSVSTSPPPEVDANSPGLKLADGATLAGARVLDIKSVVEDLGGEERREDTNENVTFALQAEVLFPKDSSKLNPEANARIAAIANEIKSQKATNVRVFGFTDNLGSYAHGLTLSKRRAEVVHEELASNLGGMNVTFVVRGYSEDYPIADNTSEQGRRKNRRVEVTFPKEG
- a CDS encoding pilus assembly protein TadG-related protein — protein: MTPAPSAPPARLLGDRGATLPVSIWLTGILLFAAFAFFAFAQAASARNGAQSAADAAALAAAQDARDELVEGLEGAVGVDDHWLDWLDGDGFDGAGAAGAAGELAAENDASVTGFAPYAAAGFPGFEVQIETNYTVGDSIIPGTEGMHATADAAAVIKPRCDFDVPDDPMDVVELDCDGDILEIDPEDFDLDDLPDASVLFSVQLAE
- a CDS encoding class I SAM-dependent methyltransferase is translated as MRSFQELVAEAEAVPTEGWDFSWFEGRATEERPSWGYARAMAERLARADAALDIQTGGGEVLASARKLPTLTVATEGWPPNVAKATALLHPLGAVVVAAPEDAPLPFGDQAFDLVVSRHPVTPHWTEIARVLQPGGTYFAQHVGPGSVFEIIEYFLGPQPEAGRSDRHPDRERAGAEAAGLRIVDLKAARLRMEFHDIGAVVHFLRKVVWMVPGFTVDRYRPQLVRLHERIEAEGPFVAHSTRHLIEARRPEA
- a CDS encoding GNAT family N-acetyltransferase translates to MSDHAHTRADVRLRPVAEADLEAFFEQEQDPEATRRSRFPARPRGRFMTHWATRILGDDTVLVRTVDVDGAPAGHIVAWWDGEGETRRRFVGYWLGRPYWGRGIGTVALALFLREERVRPLYADPFAGNTASVRLLERHGFRPAGTVRHGDDVHTLLVLDEEPLLDEPPTRE
- a CDS encoding ArsR/SmtB family transcription factor; translated protein: MGHGVDAKSSIRDRLDAVGAADVAATLQALATPSRLRILARLREGPCAVGELAGAADLEQSACSHQLRLLRNLGLVTGERRGRSIVYALYDDHVAELLEQALHHVEHLRLGLRDEA
- a CDS encoding response regulator, with translation MPDQALPGPLLRVLVADDNPVVRAGLAALLNAHPDIRVVAQAADGAEAVAAATCHRPDVILLDVRMPGTDGLTALPRLARLALVMMLTYSREPEVVAEALRRGAVGYLVHGEFTADELIMAVRDLGDGTATFTSSAVGVSDSLGVSYEPNQSSSQLQSVVAQSWKARPAYATGLHRRGHNRLDHGLSSREVEVMDLIAAGMSNQQIAATCFISEKTVKNHINRIFAKLHSSSRSEAIACWLGTAHGGWNR
- a CDS encoding LLM class flavin-dependent oxidoreductase — encoded protein: MTSLGAVFRPQLPPERLRELVRAADDAGLEELWLWEDCFLEGGISAAAAALAWTERLRVGVGLLPVPLRNVAVTAMEAATLHRLFPGRPVLGVGHGVQSWMGQVGARAESPVTLLREYLAALRALLAGEHVTTDGRYVKLDGVALDWPPPAPVPILAGATGPRSLKLSGEAADGTILTASTPPDGVRKARQLIDEGRASASRTDAPHTVVVYLLTATGPGAADRLHAELEAEGVASVPDLGVAGDAGAVAKAVRRLTEAGADTVVLQPTADEPDPERFIRFTAEEVRPLVP
- a CDS encoding isoprenyl transferase, with amino-acid sequence MNLRDNLRRLLVRFYARRVEGHLDHDQVPKHIGVIMDGNRRWAKAAGSTAAQGHRAGAHKIEEFLGWCSETDVEVVTLWLLSTDNFDRPEEELVPLLGIIENVVSSLAADGRWRVHHVGTPDILPSRMQTVLKEAEESTAHVGGILVNVAIGYGGRQEIADAVRSMILDHADKGTSLEKLAEDVSVDMIGKHLYTSDQPDPDLVIRTSGEQRLSGFMLWQTAHSEYYFCEVFWPAFRKVDFLRALRDYAARHRRYGG
- a CDS encoding winged helix DNA-binding domain-containing protein, with amino-acid sequence MTSRITKVTWAEASARRYGRQLLHLPARSGTSVAAVASTLLAVHAQVLSAAELSLALRLGGATRQDVRSALWEDRSLVKTYGPRGTIHLLAADELPFWTAALTAVPGGTSPNPAVRMTAEQEEQVVAAVGDALDGRRLTIDELSEEVVARTGPWAGDLVMEAFQGKWPRWRQVMHRTGQSGALCFAPNRGRKATYTRPPHFDPLPADEALATLVRHYLRAYGPATPQHFAKWAAAPRGWAAALFSSLAASGGIEEVDFEGTPAWVVAGDRDFPTEPVRGVRLLPYFDAYAVAAQPRERMFPGAAYQRALAGGQAGNFPVLLVDGVVAGVWHQRRQGKRTTVTVEPLGRLTAAQERELGEQVERVGEILEAVPQLVVGKVTAGAHA
- a CDS encoding heavy metal translocating P-type ATPase; the encoded protein is MQPTDTRLLALPEARWAAVSTAAFLLALPLHLLGATAWLWGPLYAAAYLAGGWEPALEGLRALRAKTLDVDLLMIVAALGAASIGQVMDGALLIVIFATSGAMEALATARTEDSVRGLLGLAPPTATRLHPASGAAEEKEVAGEGEREETVEASALAIGDVILVRPGERVAADGRVLDGASDIDQATITGEPLPVPKAAGDEVFAGTLNGTGALRVRVERDPSDTVIARVVALVEEASRTKAPTQLFVERIEHRYALGMVAATVLVFAVPLAFGADLTGALLRAMTFMIVASPCAVVLATMPPLLSAIANAGRHGVLIKSAVVMERLGQTDRIAYDKTGTLTEGTPHLVKILPEPEPGPGFAENELLSLAAAAEHRSEHPLARAIVAAAHDLPRGETHGEAYDFRSAPGRGVTATVAGREVAVGSPERLGEGTAVPDTDGTAVVVRVDGVRAGWLLLADRIRPGAPEAVTALNRLTTAPPALLTGDSSRAAHSVAERTGIPSDGVRAGLLPHEKAEAVREMGGRVLFVGDGVNDAPALAAAHTGIAMGRAGSDLALETADAVLVHDDLTAVPRAVALSRRARRLVVQNLCLAGAFIGVLVVWDLAGHLPLPLGVAGHEGSTILVGLNGLRLLRESAWRE